The proteins below come from a single Dermacentor albipictus isolate Rhodes 1998 colony chromosome 7, USDA_Dalb.pri_finalv2, whole genome shotgun sequence genomic window:
- the LOC139047445 gene encoding uncharacterized protein: MPDKKDQGAPAQHMCNIIAQLTALLEHQANVTPAAGFHLQLAVPTYEGHTDTKSVADFLQEMEDYRNAQAIMDDVLLQRVLPVALTGSAARWRRRQSFQSWAHFEQLLRAEFLPPDYVIRMKDELRARSQAEEESLLEYIRSFQELYERADPSAPETERVTRAIRQAHPRFQVYLRGRTFSSLDDLAKAASDIQAAMLAELTYQPPPPPQASLEPSCAWHGSQIASLGNMVPPPRALDPFTHRTFATQVPFRPPVPAPATTLRGTRGRGRPVVAAAQSGAADTRRSIPVCFQCGGRGHYKSQCPSPPGSRQQGNDEGRRW; this comes from the coding sequence ATGCCTGATAAGAAGGACCAGGGTGCGCCCGCACAACATATGTGCAACATTATTGCCCAGCTGACCGCGCTGCTCGAGCATCAGGCAAACGTAACTCCAGCAGCCGGTTTCCATTTGCAGCTCGCTGTGCCTACATATGAAGGGCACACAGATACGAAATCGGTGGCGGACTTCCTTCAGGAAATGGAAGATTACCGCAATGCGCAAGCCATTATGGATGACGTTCTTCTCCAGCGCGTTTTGCCCGTCGCCCTGACTGGGTCCGCCGCCCGCTGGCGTCGTCGCCAGTCATTCCAAAGTTGGGCGCACTTTGAGCAGCTACTGCGAGCAGAATTCCTCCCCCCCGACTACGTTATCCGCATGAAAGACGAGCTTCGCGCCCGTAGTCAGGCGGAGGAGGAAAGCCTCCTAGAATACATACGGTCCTTTCAGGAGCTTTACGAGCGCGCAGATCCTTCAGCACCCGAAACGGAAAGAGTCACCCGGGCAATCCGGCAAGCTCACCCACGCTTCCAGGTTTATCTAAGGGGCCGCACCTTCTCTTCGCTTGACGATCTCGCTAAAGCGGCGTCCGATATTCAGGCGGCGATGTTGGCAGAGCTAACTTACCAGCCTCCACCCCCGCCTCAAGCCTCCCTCGAGCCGTCTTGTGCGTGGCACGGTTCTCAGATTGCAAGCCTGGGGAATATGGTACCGCCTCCAAGGGCGCTGGACCCATTCACTCACCGCACCTTTGCCACCCAGGTACCTTTCCGGCCTCCGGTCCCGGCACCTGCCACAACGTTGCGAGGCACTCGGGGCCGCGGCAGGCCTGTAGTGGCTGCCGCCCAATCAGGCGCAGCAGATACACGCAGGAGCATTCCAGTCTGCTTCCAGTGTGGAGGACGAGGCCACTACAAGAGCCAGTGCCCGAGCCCCCCTGGCTCTCGCCAGCAGGGAAACGACGAGGGCCGGCGGTGGTGA